Genomic segment of Candidatus Acidulodesulfobacterium acidiphilum:
AAAGAGCCGCTAGCTCAGCAGGTAGAGCACCTGACTTTTAATCAGGTGGTCGTGGGTTCGACTCCCGCGCGGCTCACCACATAAAACTGTAGTAAATAAAGTATTTTACGACATTTCTTCAGGCATAAATGATAGCTAATACTGTCTATAAGTATTGCAAAATGTAATAATTATCGAGATATTATGGGTATATTAAATATAAAGCCTTTATCCCGTATCTCTAAAATCATATTTACCGGTTTACTTATTCTGATTTTATATTCAATTATTGCCTCGTTAGTTTATGTGATTTTACAAAGTGAAATCGACCTTTACGTTAAAAAATCTACCGATCTTGCGCTTTATACTACTAAACTTTCTACCGATTTAAATGATCTGATTATCGAGTCTGCTTCAATTATAAAATATTCTAAGTTAAACGATAAAAACAAGCTCAAAACATCCTTAATTAAGGCTAAAGTCTTAATGTCCTTAACGGATAAAGATTTTAAAATTGTAAAACATTATATAAAAACTTCACGGATTGGAACAAAAACTATTTTACCTTACGTAAATAAATCATATTTTAATTATATCAACCTTATAAGGCCGATAATAAAGAGAATTATAAAATATCACAGCTTAATTTCAAAAAAAATATTTCTTACGCCGATAGAACTTGCCCTTTATAAAGATTCCCCCGTTTTTTCGCCGTTTGCCATAAAGGCAGTTGATAAAACAATAAAGCGTGAAAGAATAATACGAAACTATGTTAATCTGATTTATTTAACAGGTTCCTTATTGATATTTGCGTCCATACTTTTTTTTATCTTTTATTCAAAAAGAAAAACTAAGGAAATAGAAATTCTTTATACAAAATTTAATTTAATATTCGACAATATATACGATCTTGCTTACGTGACGGAATTTACCGGCGATGCCGTCCCAAAACACTTCATAGAGGTAAATGACATGGCATTAAGAAAACTTGGCTATTCTAAAAATGAATTTTTAAAATTAAGCCATCTAAATATTATTAATGCAACCAATGAAGATATATTAAATATGATGAAACTTTTGTTCGAAAAAGGCACGATGACTTATACCACCGAAATTAAAACAAAAGACGGAAGGATAATACCTTTTGAAGTTACCAGCCGCATTTATAAAAATAAAAATCAATACCCTATAGGGGTATGTATTGCAAGAGATATAACGGACAGGGTTGAATTGGAAAAAAAACTCAAAAAATTATCCGAAGTAGATCCTTTAACCGGAGCATACAATAGAAATAAATATAAAGAGATTATCGGAAAAGAAATCGATAGGGCAAAAAGATATAAATATCCTCTTTCCGTCATAATGATCGACGTAGATTTTTTTAAAGCAATAAACGATAAATACGGACATGTAACCGGCGACGAGGTATTGAAAGATATCGTTTCTCTTATAACAGGAAACATAAGAAGCGGGGATTATTTAATACGATGGGGTGGAGAGGAGTTTTTGGTAATAGCGCCTTACGCTTCTTTAAATAATGCCTACTTGCTATCCGAAAAATTGAGGATTCAGGCAGAATTACATTATTTTTCGTATAAAGGTATACGGATTACTTTAAGTTCCGGCATTGCGGAACTTATGGAAAACGAAAACGAAACTTCATTTATAAAAAGAGCCGATAATGCACTTTATAAAGCCAAAAATAGCGGAAGAAATAAAAGCGTAATTTCTCAATAGAAATTAATTCATTAAATAGACTGAAATTATTAATTAATATTTAAAAAGCTAAAAAATTAATTTTCGTTTCTTTTAGAAGTATTGTGCTCAATATCCATTAATACTAAAATTAATTCCGCATAGGCCCATAACAATAAAAATATAACTATCGTTACTATTATGCCGCCGATCAATGAGAAAAAGAACGATGATAAAGCCGAACCTATATTAAATCCGCCTCTTCCAAACATCTCCGACATTTTTCCCGCCTGATCTGCCCACACAAAGGACATTATAAAAGTACCAATTAATCCGACTACCAAATAAACAAAGGCTGCTATTTTTAATATAAAAGCTATAAGAGAAAGTGCGGGGTATTTTGAGTCATTATTTAGAGTGCCTCTAAACTTAAAGTAGGATAGATAATTCATAAAATATTTCACCTCGTTTTAAAAATAATAGTCTTAAATTTTTATATTTATATTTTTTTATTTGTGTTTATTTTTGTCTATAGATATTTTCTTCCGCCGGAAAAGAACCATCTTTAACTTCCTTGCCGTATGTTTTTAAGGCTTCGATTATTATAGGGCGGGATTCCGCAAATTTTTTAACGAATTTAGGAGGTTTTTGAGCTAACATTCCTACCGCATCGTAAAATACCAGCACCTGTCCGTCGGTATATTTTCCGGCTCCTATTCCTATAGTAGGAATATTTATGCTTTTTTTTACGCTTACCGCGGCGTCTTCAGGCATTGCCTCCAACACTATCATAAATGCGCCTGCGTCTTCGAGAGCCTTAGCGTCTTCGACAAGCTTATCGATTTGCGAACTTATTTTACCTTGGACTTTATAACCGCCCATAACATTAATAAATTGCGGCATAAGACCTATATGTCCTATTACGGGAATACCGCTTTCGGTCAGTTTTTTAACGGTGACGGTTATATTAGCGCCGCCTTCCATTTTAACGGCGTTTGCTCCGCTTTCTTTTAGTATTCTGCCGGCATTAATCAAAGCCTGCTCGGAGTTTACCTGATAAGACATAAAAGGCATATCGCATGCTAAAAAAGTATTTTTTAAACCTGCCCTTACTATTTTAGTATGGTAAATCATCTCGTCCAACGTAACGCTTATCGTATTATCTTTTCCTTGAACGGTAGTTGCAAGCGAATCGCCTACCAATACTATATCGACTCCCGCCTCTTCCGCTATTCCGGCTTGAACGTAATCATAAGCGGTAATCATTACGATTTTTTCGCCGTTTAATTTCATTTTAATAAAATCTTCGGTCCCTTTTTGCATTTTATATTCTTATATCCATGATTTATATTCTAAAAATTTAGAATAGTTTTCGGAAACTATAGAAGCAAACGCCGCCGAATAAAGTCTCGCTTCGGCGTTATCCGCCCTGGATGTAAGCACCACCGGCACTTTAAGCCCCGTTACTATTCCTGCCACTTTAGCTCCTGCAAGATATTCTAAATCTTTAAAAAGTATGTTGCCGGATTCTATATTTGGAACCAATATTATATCGGCATCGCCGGATACCTCGCTTTTGATTCCTTTTTCTTCCGCCGCTTTTTTTGAAATAACGTTATCGAAAGCCAGAGGTCCGTCAACAATGCCGCCCGTAATTTGACCCCTCTGCGCCATCTTGGAAATAATTGCAGCATCCATAGTAGAAGCTATCTTAGGGTTAACGGTTTCCACCGCCGAAAGTATTGCCGCCTTAGGATGTTTGACGCCGATTATTTTGCAGATATCGATGGCGTTTTGAAGTATCTGCGCTTTTTGAACTATATCGGGATTAATATTAATAGCCGCATCGGTTATAAAGATTAATTTCTTATAAGTTTTTATTTCCATGCAAAATATATGGGAAATAAACCTGTTAGTCCTTAATCCGCTTTCCATGCGGATAAGCTGATGCATTAATATATCCGTATGGATATGTCCCTTTATTATAACGTCGGCTTTTTTATCGTAGGCTAATTTAACGGCAATAACAGACGCATCGACATCATTGTCCGTGCCGATTATTTCAAAATCATTCGCAGAAATATTTTTTTCTTTTTTTTTAAGGATGGAAATTATTTTATTTTTGTTGCCTATAAGTATTGGGATTATAATACCCTTTTTATAAGCTAAAATTATCCCTTCAACGACGAAATCGTCTTCGGCAACTACTACTGCAGCTCTTTTAGCTTTAAACGATTTCGCAGATATTATTAAATCGTCTAATTTTTTTTGCATTTAAAATATCGTTCTAAACGATTTTACTCAATACGTTTCCGGTTTGATTGGTTCCTATAGTAACAGTCTGTCCATTGTTATTATACTGATTCTGATTTGCGGCATTACCGTTGCCCGCAGATTGAAGACTCTGGATATTTTGATTAAGGTTCGCAGTAGTTTGATTTAGCGCATTTACCAAACCTTGATTCAAAGTGTTGACCGTTTTTAGAGTTAATGCGGCAGTTTTATCTGCAACGTCGTTAGGGCCGGAAATATTCTGATATTGTCCTTTATTGGCATTTGTTTGATTGCTTTGAAATAGTTGGGATGCCGTAGGATTTGCATTAATTCCCTGAACCATTTTAATTACCCCCTTTTTTTTATAATATTTACTCGATTAATACATAAATAATATATATATTTTATAATACCACAAAAAATTCTATTGTCAAATTTTATAGTAAATTTACTGGCATAAGATTAACTCCAACCATTAATATGATATATAATTTACTATGCGGTTTATTTATGCAATATTCCGGTTTTATTTTTTATGCGCTGAATTTAATATATTTATCTTTACGGCACCCGCAAACAGGGCATTTGTCCGGAGCTTCCTGTCCCACGTGGGTATGTCCGCATACAGGACATATGTAAACCGTTTCTCCGTCAAAATCTTTACCTGCGTCAAAAAGTTCTTTAGCTTTTTTATAAATATCCCTGTGAATTTTTTCCGCCTCTAAAGCATAGTGAGTTGAGAGCTGGGCTTCCTTCTCATTTTGAAACTTAGCAGTTTCGTTAAAAACCGGATACATCTCTTCTATTTCATAATTCTCTCCGTTATATGCGGCTAAAATGTTTTCACCGCTTTTTTTAATACCTCCGAGAGCCCTTAAATGATTTTTTGCATGAATCAGTTCCGCTCTGGCTATCGCCCTGAATATGTTGGCTAACCTTGGTTTTCCCTCTTTTTCCGCCTCTTCCGAAAAAATCATATATTTAACATGCGCCTGGCTTTCTCCTGCAAAAGCCGCTTTTAAATCTTCTTCCGTCATGCTTCTCATAATTAAATCTCCTTAAATATGGATAATTAATAAAAATAAACGTTAGAAACCGCGATAAAGTAATTTTTAATATACTGCATATACAGCCTGATAATTTTTCTATATATCTTATATTCTTCGGTCGAAACCGTCGGTTTTTTGGATTCAAATTTATATGAGCAAATTAATTCCGCTTTGTTATTTAAGAATTTACATCCCGAATATGCAGAACTTGAATTCTCCTTTAGTTTTAATTCCTTAGGCATATAGTATATATAAGATTTCGCCGGAAGTTTAATTACAATTAAGCCTTTATGTTCAAAAGGATATCCTATTATTAAATTATACCGCCTTTTTCTTTTTAAAACAAGGCCGAGCAATCCCGAATCGACCGGCAATACTGAATGAAACAATAATTTGTCTTCTTTTTTTGTTCCATAGTTCTTATCTTTAATTTTAATTATTAATTTCAAATTTTTATTTATATTTCTTAAATTCTTAAAGTTAAAACCTTTAATCTGCGCTCCAGGTAAAAAATTATATAAAGAATTATAAACTTTAATTGTTTTTTCGTAACGATTTATATTTTTTAGCGAAGATCTTTCATAATTAGAATAAACCCCTTTATACTTGACTGATACCGTTCCGCTTAGCGTCCCGTTTTTGTTTATTTTTCCTTTAAACAAAAATATTTTTTCGTTTTGGTTCGGTTTTTCGGAAGGAGTTTTAATAAATTTAAATTTATTATGACCTAAAATTGCAATGCCTTTTCTGCCGGACAACTCGAAAGGAATATCGAAAGCTTTATAAGAGGATGAATCGGGATACAGGTAACGGCGGACATAGCGTCCGTTTTCTTTAAAAGTCAAACCTACCAAAACCGAATCAAACTGCTTAGGCGAAATTGTTCTCTTATTAAAATCTGCCGTATTTAAAGACGCGATTAATACGGGGTAAGCGTTTATTTTTGCCGTTTTCAGCATAGCTATAAGCAGAGCCGCCAAAGATTTAGCATCGCCGTAACCGTCGTTAAAAACAACCGGGGCATCAACCGGACTATAACCGTTTATTCCGTAACCGATCCCTGCATACCTGAAAGTTTTGACAAACTTATCGTATATAGCTGACGCTTCTTTTCTTTCTTCTATAATACCGCCGTTATATTTGCTTTTATATTTTTTAATTGCGGGTTCAACGAACTTTGCTATTTTTTTATCCGGCTTTTCGGCTTTTTCAAACATTGCGTTTATTTTATTCAAAAGAATCCGCCATGACGTATAAGTAGATAAGGCTATATAACTCCTTAAATTTTTTTCAGGAGGCATATTGGATTCTTTTTTTATAGCGGGAACATTATTTGCGGAAATGCTTAATTCAGTCAATTTTTTATTCTTAAGCAAAACGGTTTTTCTTAATAAATAAGATTTTTTTATATTATGAAGATACAGATTAAGCTTAAAACCCGAAGGATAAAAGAGCAAAAAATTATTTTTTTTAACCGGAATACCGTAAGAAAAATAGTTCGTATAAAAAACGCCGTTTTTAATAAGGGGTTTAAAATTATTTATTTCATAAGAAAAGTTTATTACGGCATCGTCTTCTACCGCCGGCATAGAAAGAGTCAGATATTTTATATCCGAGTAAGCAGGATAATTAACCGCAAAACCCGGAGATACAATATTAACGGCATGTTTTCCTATAGGAATTTTAAACATTCCGTTAAGCAGAGTATAGGCGTATAAAAATTTAATTTTTTGATATTTCGTCGAAAAGGGTATAACGACTTCAGAATATTTATTTATACCTCTTTGAGAAAGTATTTTTAAAGACTCCGTAACATGCTCGCGCAATTCGTAATTTTTATTAAGTTTTAATACGACGTCTTTTTTTATTATATATGCTCCGTATTTTTTGTATAATTTTTCAATGTTTTTCCCATTAATTTTTTTAACTGCAACGGACTTCTTATTTAAAGTTTTATGAGAAAAGGCAGGGCGCGTATTTGTTATATTCAAAAATGCAGTAAAAAATACCGCTATAAACATAAAAAACAAAACATATTTTAATTTCTTATTTTTCATCGATGGCAATCCTTTTTTAATTTAAAAATTTAATTGGGTTAGTAAGCATATATATTGTATAGATATAAAATCAGTCTTTAAAATTACAAATCGCATAAATACCGCATTTATCGCAATCCAACCTATTTCCGCCTTTTTTGCATATATCCAATATTCCCAGCCTTGTAATAGCAAAATCGTATTTAGTAGGATCGTGGTAATCCAATTTCTTAAGATTTTCCGTTATTTCTTCCGCCATTTTAAAAGACGGATTTTTCCGTTTGGTTAAACCTATATACTTGCTTATCCTGCCTATATGCGTATCTACCGGCATAATTAGCTGATAAGGCTGAATGCCGTTATTCCAGATACCGAAATCAAGATTGTCCGAATTTCTGACCATCCATCTTAAATATAAATTTATCCTTTTACACGGGCTGTTATCTTTTGGCGACGTAAAGAAAAAACGAACCATGGAATTTTCGGGAAGATTTTTTGTTCCGTAAATTGACGAAAAATCGGCAATACGCAAAGCTCTTTCGCAAAAACTTTCGATAGCTTTTTTTAAATTTATATCGGACGGACTATATCCTATAAGGAAAAAATTTTCTATAGAACCGTATTGCCGTATTATTTTGCTTAAAATTAAAAACAATGCGGCGATATCTTTTTCTTTTATAAAGCGGTAATAAAAACCTTTAAAAAATTTTAATCCGTCTTTCACATTAAAATTGAAAGTAAATTCGTAAAATTTATGGCCTGTTATACCGTCTATTTTATCCAATATTTTAAGAATCTGCGGGACACCGCCGAAAGCAAATCCTGCCGCTATAAAACCGGCTATTTCTATATCTTTAGCGTCATCGAATTTATGGACGAATCCAAGAGGGTCGGAATAAAGATATGACTCTTCGAACTTGAAATACAAGTCTTCAAGACATTCTTTCAATTTTAGTATGTTGCCGTCTTTATTAAACGATTCGACCTTGCTTATAATTCCGTTTTCATAAACAAAAGTTTTACCGTCCGAAAGAGACCAGCAGTCGCCCTCCTCGAAAGGAAAAGGAACGTTCATTCCCCTTCCTATAAAAACATCCTCTCCGTTTATTTTTGTATAAAAATTAAAATCGTTATCTTCCCAGATTAAAGACCTTCCGCCGTCTTCTGCAACTTCTGCAGATTCGCCTCTTTTGCCGCCGGATAACGGTAAAAATTTATCTGTCTCTTTATGATAACCCATTATAATTAACCTATTTTATCTTATTTGACCTATTTTTAATATTTTTTTATTGATATAAATAATTTTTCATTTTTATATTCTTTATTATTTTAAAAATAAAAACAGAAAAATTATAAATATATTGGCGTACGGGTAATATATAATACAATAAAATACTATGAATCCTGCGTTATTTTATATGCAAAATCCATTCCGAATTTTTCGCATTTAACCAAATCTTCCTCAAATGGCGTCATTTGAATTTTTAAGCCTTCCTGCGCTATAACAAATCTCAAGCTTTTCAAAATATCCTGTATCATTTGAACCGCTTCACCGCTCCATCCATAACATCCGAATACCGCCGCTTTTTTATTTTTAACGTTAAGCATAACTAAGGAAGATATCATGTCGAATATAGGTTTTGGAGGTTTAGCGTTAAGCGTAGGCGAACCAACTATTACTGCATCCGCTTTTTCAATTTCATCGACTACGTAATCAGAGTTGCGGTCGACTAAATTTATTAAATCTACTTCCGTAAGTCCGTCTATAGCCGCTCCTTTAGCGATGTGTTTTGCCATTTCTTCGGTATTTCCGTAAGCAGAAGCATAAACTATTACAATCTTTTTCAGAGTAGAATCAGAATTATTCGGTTTACTTGCTTCGATGTACCAGTCTATATATTTTTTTAAATTTTCCCTCAATACCGGACCGTGTGACGGCGCAATAATATTTATATCTAAGTTTTTAATTTTCTCTATCGCGCTCAAAGAATAATTTTTGAACGGTCTCATTATATGGGTAAAATAAAATTTAAAATCCTCAAAAGCCTCTTCTTTGTTAGTTATTAAATCGTTAAAAATATTGGCATCGCAATAATGGGCTCCGAAAAAATCGCAGGGAAAAAGTATTTTATCTTCTTTAAGATAGGTAAACATAGTATCCGGCCAGTGCAGAAACGGAGCGCTTATAAACTGCAGGGTTTTGCCGCCCAAATCTAAGGAATCGCCGTCGCCTACGGTAATATTATTATAATCTTTTTTTATAATATGCTGTACGAAATGATGAGCGTTTTTTGAATAAACAAGCGTAGCGTCTTTGGCGATTTCTTTAATTATGTGAAGCGCGCCGGAATGGTCCGGTTCGGTATGATTAATGATTATATAATTTATTTTAGAAATATCGGTAACCGAGTTTAACTTATTTATAAGCTGGTCTTTAGTATTCAGTTTTACGGTATCTATCAGGGCGGATTTTTCGCTTCCCTGAATGAAATAAGAATTATAGCTTGTTCCGTTAGCGGTGGGTACGACAATGTCGAATACCCTAAGATCCGGATCAAATGCTCCGGTATAATATACTCCGTCCTTTATTTTTACCGCTTTTTGAGATAAAATATT
This window contains:
- a CDS encoding sensor domain-containing diguanylate cyclase, encoding MGILNIKPLSRISKIIFTGLLILILYSIIASLVYVILQSEIDLYVKKSTDLALYTTKLSTDLNDLIIESASIIKYSKLNDKNKLKTSLIKAKVLMSLTDKDFKIVKHYIKTSRIGTKTILPYVNKSYFNYINLIRPIIKRIIKYHSLISKKIFLTPIELALYKDSPVFSPFAIKAVDKTIKRERIIRNYVNLIYLTGSLLIFASILFFIFYSKRKTKEIEILYTKFNLIFDNIYDLAYVTEFTGDAVPKHFIEVNDMALRKLGYSKNEFLKLSHLNIINATNEDILNMMKLLFEKGTMTYTTEIKTKDGRIIPFEVTSRIYKNKNQYPIGVCIARDITDRVELEKKLKKLSEVDPLTGAYNRNKYKEIIGKEIDRAKRYKYPLSVIMIDVDFFKAINDKYGHVTGDEVLKDIVSLITGNIRSGDYLIRWGGEEFLVIAPYASLNNAYLLSEKLRIQAELHYFSYKGIRITLSSGIAELMENENETSFIKRADNALYKAKNSGRNKSVISQ
- the panB gene encoding 3-methyl-2-oxobutanoate hydroxymethyltransferase; translated protein: MQKGTEDFIKMKLNGEKIVMITAYDYVQAGIAEEAGVDIVLVGDSLATTVQGKDNTISVTLDEMIYHTKIVRAGLKNTFLACDMPFMSYQVNSEQALINAGRILKESGANAVKMEGGANITVTVKKLTESGIPVIGHIGLMPQFINVMGGYKVQGKISSQIDKLVEDAKALEDAGAFMIVLEAMPEDAAVSVKKSINIPTIGIGAGKYTDGQVLVFYDAVGMLAQKPPKFVKKFAESRPIIIEALKTYGKEVKDGSFPAEENIYRQK
- a CDS encoding bifunctional enoyl-CoA hydratase/phosphate acetyltransferase, coding for MQKKLDDLIISAKSFKAKRAAVVVAEDDFVVEGIILAYKKGIIIPILIGNKNKIISILKKKEKNISANDFEIIGTDNDVDASVIAVKLAYDKKADVIIKGHIHTDILMHQLIRMESGLRTNRFISHIFCMEIKTYKKLIFITDAAININPDIVQKAQILQNAIDICKIIGVKHPKAAILSAVETVNPKIASTMDAAIISKMAQRGQITGGIVDGPLAFDNVISKKAAEEKGIKSEVSGDADIILVPNIESGNILFKDLEYLAGAKVAGIVTGLKVPVVLTSRADNAEARLYSAAFASIVSENYSKFLEYKSWI
- a CDS encoding rubrerythrin family protein, translating into MRSMTEEDLKAAFAGESQAHVKYMIFSEEAEKEGKPRLANIFRAIARAELIHAKNHLRALGGIKKSGENILAAYNGENYEIEEMYPVFNETAKFQNEKEAQLSTHYALEAEKIHRDIYKKAKELFDAGKDFDGETVYICPVCGHTHVGQEAPDKCPVCGCRKDKYIKFSA
- a CDS encoding DUF3857 domain-containing protein; translated protein: MKNKKLKYVLFFMFIAVFFTAFLNITNTRPAFSHKTLNKKSVAVKKINGKNIEKLYKKYGAYIIKKDVVLKLNKNYELREHVTESLKILSQRGINKYSEVVIPFSTKYQKIKFLYAYTLLNGMFKIPIGKHAVNIVSPGFAVNYPAYSDIKYLTLSMPAVEDDAVINFSYEINNFKPLIKNGVFYTNYFSYGIPVKKNNFLLFYPSGFKLNLYLHNIKKSYLLRKTVLLKNKKLTELSISANNVPAIKKESNMPPEKNLRSYIALSTYTSWRILLNKINAMFEKAEKPDKKIAKFVEPAIKKYKSKYNGGIIEERKEASAIYDKFVKTFRYAGIGYGINGYSPVDAPVVFNDGYGDAKSLAALLIAMLKTAKINAYPVLIASLNTADFNKRTISPKQFDSVLVGLTFKENGRYVRRYLYPDSSSYKAFDIPFELSGRKGIAILGHNKFKFIKTPSEKPNQNEKIFLFKGKINKNGTLSGTVSVKYKGVYSNYERSSLKNINRYEKTIKVYNSLYNFLPGAQIKGFNFKNLRNINKNLKLIIKIKDKNYGTKKEDKLLFHSVLPVDSGLLGLVLKRKRRYNLIIGYPFEHKGLIVIKLPAKSYIYYMPKELKLKENSSSAYSGCKFLNNKAELICSYKFESKKPTVSTEEYKIYRKIIRLYMQYIKNYFIAVSNVYFY
- a CDS encoding TIGR02757 family protein; its protein translation is MGYHKETDKFLPLSGGKRGESAEVAEDGGRSLIWEDNDFNFYTKINGEDVFIGRGMNVPFPFEEGDCWSLSDGKTFVYENGIISKVESFNKDGNILKLKECLEDLYFKFEESYLYSDPLGFVHKFDDAKDIEIAGFIAAGFAFGGVPQILKILDKIDGITGHKFYEFTFNFNVKDGLKFFKGFYYRFIKEKDIAALFLILSKIIRQYGSIENFFLIGYSPSDINLKKAIESFCERALRIADFSSIYGTKNLPENSMVRFFFTSPKDNSPCKRINLYLRWMVRNSDNLDFGIWNNGIQPYQLIMPVDTHIGRISKYIGLTKRKNPSFKMAEEITENLKKLDYHDPTKYDFAITRLGILDICKKGGNRLDCDKCGIYAICNFKD
- a CDS encoding FprA family A-type flavoprotein; translation: MDNNVNKNILSQKAVKIKDGVYYTGAFDPDLRVFDIVVPTANGTSYNSYFIQGSEKSALIDTVKLNTKDQLINKLNSVTDISKINYIIINHTEPDHSGALHIIKEIAKDATLVYSKNAHHFVQHIIKKDYNNITVGDGDSLDLGGKTLQFISAPFLHWPDTMFTYLKEDKILFPCDFFGAHYCDANIFNDLITNKEEAFEDFKFYFTHIMRPFKNYSLSAIEKIKNLDINIIAPSHGPVLRENLKKYIDWYIEASKPNNSDSTLKKIVIVYASAYGNTEEMAKHIAKGAAIDGLTEVDLINLVDRNSDYVVDEIEKADAVIVGSPTLNAKPPKPIFDMISSLVMLNVKNKKAAVFGCYGWSGEAVQMIQDILKSLRFVIAQEGLKIQMTPFEEDLVKCEKFGMDFAYKITQDS